The DNA window CAATTTCCCTAGTCTCTCAGGAAAGTAGTCCTGCAAGTTCAGATTCTACTCATCAGAATTATTTTTCACTTTGAAAAAGCAGCAAACAGAATCaattataattgatgtattacCTGCAAAATGCAGAGAGCTGCGAGGTATCCATGGATATCGCAGTTCGCATACCCCCAACCCTTAAGATCTCCGATCACGACAAATTTATCCTGCCCTGCTGGAACCCTGATGCATTTTAAGTTATTCACTAATCTGTAAAAGCTGCAATCTAAACGGTAAAATGATgaagaaatataatataattgtaCCTGGCGCATAATTTATCGAGGACGCAGACTACATAACCTGTACAGATTTACACATAACAACAGTTAAAACCTGACAAAGCTAAGAGACCAAGGCagtaaaaagattaaatagACTTAATCAACTCTAATTTCAGCTGATTAACCCATAAATGCATcagtaaaaagataaaataattaaactaaaaacagCTAGCTAGGCTTATTCATACGCTTGAATTCATCaggatttttattttgaaaatgtttagCTCCAAAGAGAACAGTAACGGGACGTCCTCTCTTATCAGAACCTTgcataaacattttattttgtgcAATTTCATTTGGTATTTCTAATGGGGAAATTGAACCATTTGGAACAAAATCCTTTCTCCATTTCAGGTACTTGAGGAACATAGCAGAAGCTTTCTTCACATCTAAATCACGAGCTCGGAGAAATCTTCTCAGTGTCATGTCATCTATTTCCTACgcaccaaaaattaaaattataattgaatcattaatattaatacattatattttaattgtttttgtctGAAAGTAGGCGGTAAATTTTGTCATGTAGTAAGATAAATATAGTTATTGCACCGATCTCAATCATGCACAgttaaaagaatataaattttaaatctttttaagGTTATCTGGAATTAGTTTTAAAATCTCAGTGTTTTTAATGAATTTTCGTTGACTAATAGTAGGACTAAGACTTTTCTGGAATACTAATCAGgccatatatatatgtatatataaaaattcatGGAAAACCAATTATTAGTACACATTTACAATTAATTTCCgataaatgataaaattaaaattgagctCTGCTTTGAAACAGATTAATGGTGGGTATAAAATTCAGTAGCTCATTGAATTTTTACTAAGTTATAAAAAactacttatattttattttgttcttttaGTTACCGAACCGGGTAATCATTACATGtcggaaaaatattatttaattataaatataaattcaataagatcatcaaactataaattttattttcaaaagaatatggaacaataaattttatttcaaaaatattaaattttaaatgacatgGCATTTTACGTTGAATATGCCAATATAAATTGACATTAATTTCCGGTTAGTGACGTCCGGTGAAATAAAATGTACAACTTTAGtagataaataaaacaaaattaaatataatactcattttataatttagtaaaaatttagtaaactataaaatttaatatccaATTAACGAAAGTTTGGTAAGCGACATAAATTTTTACCAACTTCCCACCAAGTTAATTATCAAGAACTGTGTGAGTATATTAGCCAAAATTCCTTAACCTCTAAAGtggaatatttttttcaaatgatttcgtgaggaaaataaataagtaaaacaaaaaacacaatttttctaatttgttCGTGACCAAAGCTAGACTCCATACTTTTTGGAGAATATATGCCAAATGTATCGTTCAAAAGGTTCGGATCTTAGACTGTTTCAACCCAaaccaaaaacaaagaaaaataataacaaaccaAGAAAAGAACACCAAACTAAAACCATGGCAGCAACAACTTAAAAATTGTATCACGAGAATTTCTTATCCAGTCCGAGTTCATACTTTGCATGTTCGTCGTATATCTAAACCGATTTAAAGTTAGAAAATACCTTGGAAAAGAATTGTTGTGTTTCAAGAGCGACTCTGAAGAGACGGAGTTTGGCCATCAGCTCAATCTCATTGCTTTTACAGTTATTCTCTTCAACTTCATAATCTTTTTCTTCCATTGATTCAATATTTTTTGGTGCAGTAGTTTGATTAATCTTCTCCATTTGTTCACAGTGACTCTTCTTCTGTTTTGGGATTTTGAAGTACACCGAGGCTTACTTTTTATAGAGAGACAACAAAGCTTGCCGAAATGTGAAGAAAGAAACGTATTTATTGTTGATTTAATCATCTAAATGATGAGAGTTCATTTAAGACAATTTATCATCACAtgcatataattaatttgattatattcaTCACAACCTACAACTCAATTTCTGTAAATTGTCATGATTCTTTTATGATATTAATGACTTGTAGTTTTTGGAAAGACGTTCAACCACACATGACTTCTAGTTTGTTATGTATAATAATCATGTTGCTAAATTCTTATATATCTATGTTGGTCTATTGCATTttaaaaatgtgtaaaatataatataaatattttaattttattaaggcctaatttcttaaaaaccatccaacttgtaattttttttatttataccatgatttaggaaaattttcaattgtaccctattttcgatttttatgttttatctctacctaatgagttaaattgacctattttcttttgaaaaagagtttaaattagtcctttaacctatattctgataaaacattaatattaatcatttatgtatcttgtttttaatattttcatccttaaattaattaaattattaaattttttaattttaggatacaaatgaaacataaaaatcaaaaatagggtacaattgaacatttttctaggtcatggtataaatgaaaaaaagttataaggtgggtggtttttatataattaggcCTTTTATTAACCATATAGTAACTTAttgaaaaaaacatataaaaaacatatacaaaGGCGGAGAAACGACAATTTTTTGGCCTAAGGCCAGAATTTACTGATTTCTCATCCAAGGTTTCAACAAAGATGGTTTAATTagagaggaaaaaaaaagaaaaatatca is part of the Mercurialis annua linkage group LG3, ddMerAnnu1.2, whole genome shotgun sequence genome and encodes:
- the LOC126675519 gene encoding sec14 cytosolic factor-like, giving the protein MEKINQTTAPKNIESMEEKDYEVEENNCKSNEIELMAKLRLFRVALETQQFFSKEIDDMTLRRFLRARDLDVKKASAMFLKYLKWRKDFVPNGSISPLEIPNEIAQNKMFMQGSDKRGRPVTVLFGAKHFQNKNPDEFKRYVVCVLDKLCARVPAGQDKFVVIGDLKGWGYANCDIHGYLAALCILQDYFPERLGKLFIVHVPYIFMAVWKLVYPFIDNNTRKKIVFVENKKLKSTLLEDIDESQIPEIYGGKLPLVPILTNGK